One genomic segment of Burkholderia multivorans ATCC BAA-247 includes these proteins:
- a CDS encoding LysR family transcriptional regulator, whose protein sequence is MDSSQRVRAIISLVQAVDAGSFAAAARQLGVTSAAVSKNVAGLEKALGVRLMNRTTRTLKLTEEGEAFLRHARIALETLDAAIDTVSARRAEPAGRVRISTSAAFGHNHVLPALPALLARYPALSVEVDFDDRVIDIVRDGYDIAVRGGNIPDSALVTRPICRLNTVLVASPDYLANHGVPETPDALHAHRLIARRFLSGQVAPWNFTGDDKSITTIDPSGKAMLTLSAPESLVQAACDSVGIAEVGVHLAWDRLRSGALKVILHRFHHPGSYEMVMQYPHRALVAPRVQVTVKHLLEALTADSKLHVPTDALDIYSV, encoded by the coding sequence GTGGATTCTTCGCAGCGTGTTCGAGCCATCATTTCTCTCGTCCAGGCTGTGGATGCGGGAAGTTTTGCGGCAGCGGCCCGACAATTGGGCGTGACGTCGGCTGCCGTGAGCAAGAACGTGGCGGGCCTCGAAAAGGCATTGGGTGTGCGGCTGATGAACCGGACGACCCGCACACTCAAACTCACCGAGGAAGGCGAGGCTTTTTTGCGCCACGCGCGCATCGCACTTGAAACACTGGATGCCGCGATCGATACGGTTTCCGCCCGGCGGGCCGAGCCGGCCGGGCGCGTGCGGATTTCGACGAGTGCCGCCTTCGGGCATAACCACGTGCTTCCGGCGCTGCCCGCGCTGCTCGCTCGCTACCCGGCGCTGTCGGTCGAGGTCGATTTCGACGATCGGGTCATCGATATTGTCCGGGACGGCTACGACATTGCGGTGAGAGGCGGCAACATCCCGGATTCCGCGCTCGTGACTCGCCCCATTTGTCGCTTGAATACGGTACTGGTAGCGTCTCCCGACTATCTGGCGAACCATGGCGTGCCCGAAACGCCGGATGCATTGCACGCGCACCGGCTCATTGCACGGCGATTCCTGAGCGGCCAGGTCGCGCCATGGAACTTCACGGGCGACGACAAAAGCATCACGACGATCGACCCCTCCGGCAAGGCAATGCTGACACTATCCGCACCGGAATCGCTGGTGCAGGCGGCGTGCGATAGCGTTGGCATCGCGGAGGTCGGGGTGCATCTTGCGTGGGATCGGTTGCGTTCCGGTGCGCTGAAGGTCATTCTCCACAGGTTTCACCATCCCGGAAGCTATGAGATGGTGATGCAGTATCCACACCGGGCGCTTGTCGCGCCACGAGTGCAAGTCACCGTGAAACATCTGCTGGAAGCGCTAACGGCGGATAGCAAATTGCATGTGCCTACGGATGCCTTGGATATCTATAGCGTGTAG
- a CDS encoding ATP-binding protein — MIRTPRSHPNAPRLSPLRYVKWRWLHFRRAWTDTRSDRIPSWSRLYLRTYLHLLGLVLLTALVPALALCIVLSPEVVWHSFDALPGDIWIVLAFVFVAPALAAYRWMRPVWSDLVMVRERAIDFTGGRFNTRARESRSVIIGPLARTLNALAMRMERLIAAQRDLTNGISHELRTPLARVRFALEMLREPGSEAEYRSALDSIAQDVTELDELIDMSLTYARLEYSSLQSNLEMTALVAWFEHQVSDAQLLYPERTIESRIAIASDLRVKMDRRLMSYAMRNLLRNASKYAASRIVVGIALHHGNIVVFVEDDGPGVPEHERERIFDAFVRLDRRTGGYGLGLAISRQVLHAHNGRIAVVDPLELGGARFEISWPI; from the coding sequence ATGATCCGTACGCCTCGCTCGCACCCGAACGCGCCGCGGCTGTCGCCGCTGCGCTACGTCAAATGGCGCTGGCTGCATTTCCGCCGCGCGTGGACCGACACGCGCTCGGACCGCATCCCGAGCTGGTCGCGCCTCTACCTGCGGACCTATCTGCATCTGCTCGGCCTCGTGCTGCTGACCGCGCTCGTGCCGGCGCTCGCGTTGTGCATCGTGCTGTCGCCGGAAGTCGTGTGGCATTCGTTCGACGCGCTGCCGGGCGACATCTGGATCGTGCTCGCGTTCGTCTTCGTCGCGCCGGCGCTCGCCGCGTACCGATGGATGCGGCCGGTCTGGTCGGATCTCGTGATGGTGCGCGAGCGCGCGATCGACTTTACCGGCGGCCGTTTCAATACGCGCGCGCGCGAATCGCGCAGCGTGATCATCGGTCCGCTCGCACGCACGCTGAATGCGCTCGCGATGCGGATGGAGCGGCTGATCGCCGCGCAGCGCGATCTGACGAACGGCATCTCGCACGAACTGCGCACGCCGCTCGCGCGCGTGCGCTTCGCGCTCGAGATGCTGCGCGAGCCGGGCTCGGAAGCCGAATACCGGAGCGCACTCGACAGCATTGCGCAGGACGTGACCGAGCTCGACGAGCTGATCGACATGAGCCTCACGTATGCGCGCCTCGAATACAGTTCGCTGCAGTCGAATCTCGAGATGACGGCGCTGGTCGCGTGGTTCGAGCATCAGGTGAGCGATGCGCAGCTGCTGTATCCGGAGCGGACGATCGAATCGCGGATCGCGATCGCGTCCGATCTGCGCGTGAAGATGGACCGGCGGCTGATGTCGTACGCGATGCGCAATCTGCTGCGCAATGCGAGCAAGTACGCGGCGTCGCGGATCGTCGTCGGGATCGCGCTCCATCACGGCAATATCGTCGTGTTCGTCGAGGACGACGGCCCCGGCGTGCCGGAGCACGAACGCGAGCGGATCTTCGACGCGTTCGTGCGGCTCGACCGCCGTACGGGCGGCTACGGGCTCGGGCTCGCCATCTCGCGGCAGGTGCTGCACGCGCACAACGGGCGGATCGCCGTCGTCGATCCGCTCGAGCTCGGCGGCGCGCGGTTCGAGATCAGCTGGCCGATCTAG
- a CDS encoding response regulator, whose protein sequence is MSFRILLVEDDVRLSTLIAGYLRKNDYEVDTVLHGDAAVPAILSTRPDLVILDVNLPGKDGFEICRDARQHYDGVIIMVTARDEPFDELLGLEIGADDYVHKPVEPRILLARIKAQLRRAPARVAEGAPQPERYTFGKFSIDRTDRSVVLPDGSTPDLTSAEFDLLWVLVCHAGEVVSRDDLMLQLRGVEFDGLDRTIDGRISKLRRKLRDDASNPQRIKTIRSKGYQFSKHAWE, encoded by the coding sequence ATGTCTTTCCGCATCCTGCTCGTCGAAGACGACGTCCGCCTGTCCACGCTGATCGCCGGCTATCTGCGCAAGAACGACTATGAAGTCGACACTGTGCTGCACGGCGATGCCGCGGTGCCGGCGATCCTGTCCACGCGTCCGGATCTCGTCATTCTCGACGTGAACCTGCCCGGCAAGGACGGCTTCGAGATCTGCCGCGACGCGCGGCAGCACTACGACGGCGTCATCATCATGGTCACCGCGCGCGACGAGCCGTTCGACGAGCTGCTCGGCCTCGAGATCGGCGCCGACGATTACGTGCACAAGCCGGTCGAGCCGCGCATCCTGCTCGCGCGGATCAAGGCGCAATTGCGCCGCGCGCCCGCGCGCGTCGCGGAAGGCGCGCCGCAGCCGGAGCGCTACACGTTCGGCAAGTTCTCGATCGACCGCACCGACCGCAGCGTCGTGCTGCCCGACGGCAGCACGCCCGATCTGACCTCGGCGGAATTCGACCTGCTGTGGGTGCTCGTCTGCCATGCGGGCGAAGTGGTGAGCCGCGACGACCTGATGCTGCAGCTGCGCGGCGTCGAATTCGACGGGCTCGACCGGACGATCGACGGCCGCATCTCGAAGCTGCGTCGCAAGCTGCGCGACGACGCGAGCAACCCGCAGCGGATCAAGACGATCCGCAGCAAGGGCTACCAGTTCAGCAAGCACGCATGGGAATGA
- a CDS encoding amylo-alpha-1,6-glucosidase produces the protein MANHDEATTTQAPQVAPVPPAQASGPVFIAPEADAQAPARNNQYVLKSGDAFVVSDALGDIGGRDDGLFVDDMRVLSTWRLTFGGRAPSLLSGATSADNASFTAHLTNRPLPPLGGRETPEGVIHIERMRVLEGDVLYEALTLTNYGATEAEVPLSLSFAADFKDMFEVRGTPRPKRGTIAEPCVAEGAVRLRYDGLDGVERNVTVHFSPAPDALSVDRADYTLTIAAQACVSIYLTVAATVGERPGEAPGCGRVALRTALVGVHRAMRARRETMARVRTGNPLFDAWLDRSLADLGLLTTQLDTGPYPYAGIPWFSTPFGRDAIITSLQMLWLQPSLARGVLRFLATHQAHETSAFRDAEPGKIMHEFRRSEMAATGEVPFALYYGGVDTTPLFIVLAGAYAERTGDDTLIDELWPALESAARWVIDKCDRNPYGLLDYQRTSERGLANQGWKDSHDSVFHADGRFPDGPIALVEVQAYACAALDAMAACSRRRGHSADATRYALRAKTLREQVEALFWMPESGFYGIALDGHGDLCRVLASNAGHLLAFGLPEHARGAAVAGVLGSTLFQTGWGVRTLAAGQPRFNPMAYHNGSVWPHDNALIARGLARYGDKTAAVNLLGALFEAAVSFEMRLPELFCGFPRRRGEPPTAYPVACLPQAWAAGAPFMMLQACLGVSIDAARLEVRVERPALPEGVSWLRIDDLRVGEETVSLTFRRVDGQVVAAASEPGRVNVVAVL, from the coding sequence ATGGCGAATCACGACGAAGCAACGACCACCCAGGCGCCGCAAGTCGCGCCTGTTCCCCCGGCGCAAGCGTCGGGCCCCGTGTTCATTGCGCCCGAAGCCGATGCACAGGCGCCGGCGCGCAACAACCAGTACGTCCTGAAATCGGGTGACGCGTTCGTGGTCAGCGACGCGCTCGGCGACATCGGCGGCCGCGACGACGGCCTGTTCGTCGACGACATGCGCGTGCTGTCGACATGGCGGCTGACGTTCGGCGGCCGTGCGCCGTCGCTGCTGTCCGGCGCGACGAGCGCGGACAACGCGTCGTTCACCGCGCACCTGACGAACCGCCCGCTGCCGCCGCTCGGCGGCCGCGAGACGCCCGAGGGCGTGATCCATATCGAGCGGATGCGCGTGCTCGAGGGCGACGTGCTCTACGAGGCGTTGACGCTGACCAACTACGGCGCGACCGAAGCCGAAGTGCCGCTGTCGCTGTCGTTCGCGGCCGATTTCAAGGACATGTTCGAGGTGCGCGGCACGCCGCGTCCGAAGCGCGGCACGATTGCGGAGCCGTGCGTCGCCGAAGGCGCGGTGCGGTTGCGCTACGACGGTCTCGACGGCGTCGAGCGCAACGTCACCGTGCACTTCTCGCCGGCACCGGACGCGCTGTCGGTCGACCGCGCCGACTACACGCTGACGATTGCCGCGCAGGCTTGCGTGTCGATCTATCTGACCGTCGCGGCCACGGTCGGCGAGCGGCCGGGAGAAGCGCCGGGCTGCGGCCGCGTCGCGCTGCGCACCGCGCTGGTCGGCGTGCATCGCGCGATGCGCGCGCGGCGCGAGACGATGGCGCGCGTGCGGACCGGCAACCCGCTGTTCGACGCCTGGCTCGACCGTTCGCTCGCCGATCTCGGGCTGCTGACGACGCAGCTCGACACGGGACCGTACCCGTATGCGGGCATTCCGTGGTTTTCGACGCCGTTCGGCCGCGACGCGATCATCACGTCGCTGCAGATGCTGTGGCTGCAGCCGTCGCTCGCGCGCGGCGTGCTGCGCTTTCTGGCCACGCATCAGGCGCACGAGACGTCCGCGTTCCGCGATGCGGAGCCGGGCAAGATCATGCACGAGTTCCGCCGCAGCGAGATGGCGGCAACCGGCGAAGTGCCGTTCGCGCTCTACTACGGCGGCGTCGATACCACGCCGCTGTTCATTGTCCTCGCCGGCGCATACGCCGAACGTACGGGCGACGACACGCTGATCGACGAGCTGTGGCCGGCGCTCGAGAGCGCCGCGCGCTGGGTGATCGACAAGTGCGACCGCAATCCGTACGGGCTGCTCGACTATCAGCGCACGTCGGAGCGCGGCCTCGCCAATCAGGGCTGGAAGGACAGCCACGATTCGGTGTTCCACGCGGACGGCCGTTTCCCGGACGGCCCGATCGCGCTCGTCGAGGTGCAGGCGTATGCGTGCGCGGCGCTCGACGCGATGGCCGCGTGCTCGCGGCGGCGCGGCCACTCGGCCGATGCGACGCGCTACGCATTGCGTGCGAAGACGCTGCGCGAGCAGGTCGAAGCGTTGTTCTGGATGCCGGAGTCGGGCTTCTACGGCATCGCGCTCGACGGGCACGGCGACCTGTGCCGCGTGCTCGCATCGAACGCCGGGCACCTGCTTGCGTTCGGCCTGCCCGAGCACGCGCGCGGCGCGGCGGTCGCCGGCGTGCTCGGCTCGACGCTGTTCCAGACGGGCTGGGGCGTGCGCACGCTCGCGGCCGGCCAGCCGCGCTTCAATCCGATGGCGTATCACAACGGGTCCGTGTGGCCGCACGACAATGCGCTAATCGCGCGCGGGCTCGCGCGCTATGGCGACAAGACGGCCGCGGTGAACCTGCTCGGTGCGCTGTTCGAAGCGGCCGTGAGCTTCGAGATGCGGCTGCCGGAACTGTTCTGCGGATTTCCGCGCCGGCGCGGCGAGCCGCCGACCGCGTATCCGGTCGCGTGCCTGCCGCAGGCGTGGGCGGCGGGTGCGCCGTTCATGATGCTGCAGGCGTGTCTCGGCGTCAGCATCGATGCGGCGCGCCTGGAAGTGCGCGTCGAACGCCCGGCGCTGCCCGAAGGTGTTTCGTGGCTGCGCATCGACGATCTGCGCGTGGGCGAGGAGACCGTGTCGCTGACGTTCCGCCGCGTCGACGGGCAGGTCGTCGCGGCTGCGTCGGAGCCGGGGCGCGTGAACGTCGTCGCCGTGCTGTAA
- a CDS encoding rod shape-determining protein, translating to MSTPLFGKLFAQPVAIDPGTASTRIYTHDRGVVLNQPSVVCFRKAGGAASRSTLAAVGELAKALLGREPAHIEAVRPMQHGVIADAHAAGQMIRRFIDMSDTRSRFGRRIEVTLCVPSDATAVERRALREAAFAAGVSEVALIDEALAAALGAGLPVTEPVGSMVVDIGGGTTEVAVISLGGIVYREAIRVGGDQFDEAIVNHVRSLHGVLLGEQTAEHVKKTIGSATRAVPRRTAPAVGRGVEDGLPRAIELSNHDVADALAAPLKQVIGTVKSVLENAPAELVTDIAHRGIVLTGGGALLADLERLLRDETGLDARIAEDPATCAVRGAGEARGRLAVRALG from the coding sequence ATGTCGACACCGCTGTTCGGAAAGTTGTTTGCGCAACCCGTTGCGATCGATCCGGGAACGGCGAGCACGCGAATCTATACGCACGATCGCGGCGTCGTGCTGAATCAGCCGTCGGTCGTCTGCTTCCGCAAGGCGGGCGGCGCCGCGTCGCGCTCGACGCTCGCGGCGGTCGGCGAGCTCGCGAAGGCGCTGCTCGGCCGCGAACCGGCGCATATCGAGGCCGTGCGGCCGATGCAGCACGGCGTGATCGCCGATGCGCACGCGGCCGGGCAGATGATTCGCCGGTTCATCGACATGTCGGACACGCGCTCGCGGTTCGGCCGCCGCATCGAGGTGACGCTCTGCGTGCCGTCCGATGCGACGGCGGTCGAGCGCCGCGCGCTGCGCGAGGCGGCGTTCGCGGCCGGCGTGTCGGAAGTCGCGCTGATCGACGAGGCGCTCGCGGCGGCGCTCGGCGCGGGGCTGCCGGTCACCGAGCCGGTCGGCTCGATGGTCGTCGACATCGGCGGCGGCACGACCGAAGTCGCGGTGATCTCGCTCGGCGGGATCGTCTATCGGGAGGCGATCCGCGTCGGCGGCGACCAGTTCGACGAAGCAATCGTCAACCACGTGCGCAGTCTGCACGGCGTGCTGCTCGGCGAGCAGACGGCCGAACACGTGAAGAAGACCATCGGCTCCGCGACGCGCGCGGTGCCGCGCCGGACCGCGCCGGCGGTCGGCCGCGGCGTCGAGGACGGCCTGCCGCGCGCGATCGAGCTGTCGAACCACGACGTCGCGGACGCACTCGCGGCGCCGCTCAAGCAGGTGATCGGCACGGTGAAGTCGGTGCTCGAGAACGCGCCGGCCGAACTCGTGACGGACATCGCGCATCGCGGCATCGTGCTGACGGGCGGCGGCGCGCTGCTGGCCGATCTCGAGCGGTTGCTGCGCGACGAGACGGGGCTGGACGCGCGCATCGCCGAGGATCCCGCTACCTGCGCGGTGCGCGGCGCGGGCGAGGCGAGAGGGCGGCTCGCGGTGCGCGCGCTCGGCTGA
- the penR gene encoding beta-lactamase transcriptional regulator PenR, with the protein MAKLRPHLPLNALRAFESSARHLNFTRAGLELSVTQAAVSQQVRALEERLGCALFTRLPRGLDLTDEGRALLPVLSDAFSRIETVLQQFDGGRLRQVLTLGVVGTFALGWLMPRLKRFRDTHPFVELRLRTHNNVVDLAAEGLDFAIRFGQGNWPATRNERLFDAPLTALCAPDIARRLTQPADLAHETLLRSYRTDEWLGWFDAARLEPWTVNGPVFDSSRLMVEAAMQGVGIALAPACMFERELQLGLLARPLDIDVHAGGYWLTSLKSKSLTPAMTLFRDWITAEASAAASAAADAD; encoded by the coding sequence ATGGCCAAGCTCCGCCCTCACCTTCCGCTCAATGCCCTGCGCGCGTTCGAATCGTCGGCGCGCCATCTCAACTTCACGCGCGCGGGCCTCGAGCTGAGCGTCACGCAGGCGGCGGTCAGCCAGCAGGTACGCGCGCTCGAAGAACGGCTCGGCTGCGCACTGTTCACGCGTTTGCCGCGCGGGCTCGATCTGACGGACGAAGGCCGCGCGCTGCTGCCCGTGCTCAGCGATGCGTTCAGCCGCATCGAGACGGTGCTCCAGCAGTTCGACGGCGGGCGGCTGCGGCAGGTGCTGACGCTCGGCGTCGTCGGCACGTTTGCCCTAGGTTGGCTAATGCCGAGACTGAAGCGCTTCCGCGATACGCATCCGTTCGTGGAGCTGCGGCTGCGCACGCACAACAACGTCGTCGACCTCGCCGCCGAAGGGCTCGACTTCGCGATCCGCTTCGGCCAGGGCAACTGGCCGGCCACGCGCAACGAGCGGCTGTTCGACGCACCGCTCACCGCGCTGTGCGCACCCGACATCGCGCGCCGCCTCACGCAGCCGGCCGATCTCGCGCACGAAACGCTGCTGCGTTCGTATCGCACGGACGAATGGCTCGGCTGGTTCGACGCCGCGCGGCTCGAACCGTGGACCGTCAACGGACCGGTGTTCGATTCGTCGCGGCTGATGGTCGAAGCGGCGATGCAGGGCGTGGGCATTGCGCTCGCGCCGGCCTGCATGTTCGAACGCGAACTGCAGCTCGGCCTGCTCGCGCGGCCGCTCGACATCGACGTGCACGCGGGCGGCTACTGGCTCACGTCGCTGAAGTCGAAATCGCTGACGCCCGCGATGACGCTGTTTCGCGACTGGATTACGGCCGAGGCATCCGCGGCCGCCTCGGCAGCTGCGGATGCCGACTGA
- a CDS encoding glutaminase: protein MNYQPILERIHTELAPWIGQGRVADYIPELAKVPADKFGMAVVTLDGNVCTVGDAQERFSIQSISKLFACTLAFQLLGDALWERVGREPSGTAFNSLVQLESERGKPRNPFINAGALVVTDVLCRRFVKAETALVEFVRRLIGANDIDYDSRVALSELQHAERNRAMAHFMASFGNMQMPPETVVDAYCRQCAIAMNCVELARAALFLANGGVAPATGERIVDPSSAKRLSALMLTCGTYDAAGDFVYRVGLPAKSGVGGGIVAVLPGEMAVCVWAPGLDANGNSLAGTLALEWLTTYSGRSIF from the coding sequence ATGAACTACCAACCGATTCTCGAACGCATCCATACCGAACTCGCCCCCTGGATCGGCCAGGGCCGCGTGGCCGACTACATTCCGGAACTCGCGAAAGTGCCCGCCGACAAGTTCGGGATGGCGGTCGTCACGCTCGACGGCAACGTCTGCACGGTCGGCGACGCGCAGGAGCGCTTCTCGATCCAGAGCATCTCGAAGCTGTTCGCGTGCACGCTCGCGTTCCAGCTGCTCGGCGACGCGCTGTGGGAACGCGTCGGCCGCGAACCGTCCGGCACCGCGTTCAACTCGCTCGTGCAGCTCGAAAGCGAGCGCGGGAAGCCGCGCAATCCGTTCATCAACGCGGGCGCGCTGGTGGTCACCGACGTGCTGTGCCGCCGCTTCGTGAAGGCGGAGACGGCGCTCGTCGAATTCGTGCGGCGGCTGATCGGCGCGAACGACATCGACTACGATTCGCGCGTCGCGCTGTCGGAATTGCAGCACGCGGAGCGCAATCGTGCGATGGCGCATTTCATGGCGAGCTTCGGCAACATGCAGATGCCGCCCGAAACGGTCGTCGATGCGTACTGCCGTCAATGTGCGATCGCGATGAACTGCGTCGAGCTCGCGCGCGCCGCGTTGTTTCTGGCGAATGGCGGTGTGGCGCCTGCGACCGGCGAGCGGATCGTCGATCCGAGTTCGGCGAAACGGCTGTCGGCGCTGATGCTCACGTGCGGCACGTACGATGCGGCCGGCGATTTCGTCTATCGCGTCGGGCTGCCGGCGAAGAGCGGCGTCGGCGGCGGGATCGTCGCGGTGCTGCCCGGCGAGATGGCGGTCTGCGTGTGGGCGCCGGGGCTCGATGCGAACGGCAATTCGTTGGCGGGGACGTTGGCGTTGGAGTGGTTGACGACGTATTCGGGGCGGTCGATCTTTTGA
- a CDS encoding patatin-like phospholipase family protein produces the protein MTATASFRRPGVRHLCTMLVALWCATAAAQPLPAAGTAATVSVSGSAPASTSATSATSTASTASGPTDGAASHVCVADGGPSGRPSIGLALSGGGARGYAHLGVLKVLEDNRIPIDCIAGTSMGAVVGGLYASGMPAEDMQKRLSQIDLADIAFDVTERADLPQSRREDERYYINGLTLGFGAKGVKAPAGLVQGNRLQALLADWTASVPTNQPFDRLPIPYRAVATDLQTGQMVVLDHGSLPLAIRASMAMPGLFAPAEINGRALVDGGLVSNLPVDTARRMGADVVIAVDIGSPLRPLDALASPADVMQQMVGILIRQNVTSQRKQLHAEDVLLTPDLGTIAFTDFQSANQAIAAGAAAATAALPRLKRFALTPEQYAAYKTAHAQPLPPPIRITSIDIRTNGGVPKRVVNDALHVRPGDLYDPQAVSKDLLALTTSGNFESVTQQVISEGDENRLVIDAREKYWGPNFLLFGLGMSSSSTDEGGFRLHLGYRRPWLTESGLEFRADTTLGSDRQSARVELRQPLSASTGLYVAPYAEYQRRFANVYLDDIKLTQYRLQTERAGIDFGIPIRRLGDFRIGLAYAHGHASPDYNVPADFGPNGEPTAFLFDGTNGRQLSARARLLIDQLDDPQFPRKGYFGELRVERSFVSSEAQQYTEVFGKAMVAQQFGRHSVNASIEAGKSFGGVSPVNLLDFTLGGFQHLAAYAADQLNGNALVYGQVTYMNQLMTFNASPVKALFVGASAELGNVWSLDSPVSAGPLKQSYSFFTSLTTSFGPLYVGVALAPGGRHNLYFQLGRTY, from the coding sequence ATGACAGCGACCGCCTCTTTCCGCCGGCCGGGGGTGCGCCACCTCTGCACGATGCTCGTCGCACTCTGGTGCGCTACGGCCGCCGCGCAGCCGCTGCCCGCCGCGGGCACCGCCGCGACCGTTTCGGTTTCCGGTTCCGCGCCCGCTTCCACTTCGGCCACTTCGGCCACTTCCACCGCTTCCACCGCTTCCGGGCCGACCGACGGCGCAGCGTCGCACGTCTGCGTCGCCGACGGCGGCCCGAGCGGCCGCCCGTCGATCGGCCTCGCGCTATCCGGCGGCGGCGCGCGCGGCTATGCCCATCTCGGGGTCCTGAAGGTGCTCGAGGACAACCGGATTCCGATCGACTGCATCGCCGGCACGAGCATGGGGGCGGTCGTCGGCGGGCTGTATGCGAGCGGGATGCCGGCGGAGGACATGCAGAAACGGCTGTCGCAGATCGATCTCGCGGACATCGCGTTCGACGTGACCGAGCGTGCGGACCTGCCGCAAAGCCGGCGCGAGGACGAACGCTATTACATCAACGGGCTCACGCTCGGCTTCGGCGCCAAAGGCGTGAAGGCGCCGGCCGGCCTCGTGCAGGGCAACCGGTTGCAGGCGCTGCTCGCGGACTGGACCGCCTCGGTGCCGACCAACCAGCCGTTCGACCGGCTGCCGATCCCGTATCGTGCGGTCGCGACCGACCTGCAGACCGGCCAGATGGTCGTGCTCGACCACGGTTCGCTGCCGCTCGCGATCCGCGCGAGCATGGCGATGCCGGGCCTGTTCGCGCCGGCCGAGATCAACGGGCGCGCGCTCGTCGACGGCGGGCTCGTCAGCAACCTGCCCGTCGACACCGCGCGGCGCATGGGCGCGGACGTCGTGATCGCCGTCGACATCGGCTCGCCGCTGCGTCCGCTCGATGCGCTCGCCTCGCCTGCGGACGTGATGCAGCAGATGGTCGGTATCCTGATCCGGCAGAACGTGACGTCGCAGCGCAAGCAACTGCACGCGGAGGACGTGCTGCTCACGCCCGATCTCGGCACGATCGCATTCACCGATTTCCAGAGCGCGAACCAGGCGATCGCCGCCGGGGCGGCCGCCGCCACCGCCGCGCTGCCGCGCCTGAAGCGATTCGCGCTGACGCCCGAGCAGTACGCGGCGTACAAGACCGCGCACGCGCAGCCGCTGCCGCCGCCGATCCGGATCACGAGCATCGACATCCGCACGAACGGCGGCGTGCCGAAACGCGTCGTCAACGATGCGCTGCACGTGCGGCCCGGCGATCTCTACGATCCGCAGGCCGTCAGCAAGGATCTGCTCGCGCTGACGACGAGCGGCAACTTCGAAAGCGTCACGCAGCAGGTGATCAGCGAAGGCGACGAGAACCGGCTCGTGATCGATGCGCGGGAGAAGTACTGGGGGCCGAACTTCCTGCTGTTCGGGCTCGGGATGTCGAGCAGCTCGACCGACGAGGGCGGATTCCGGCTGCACCTCGGCTATCGGCGGCCGTGGCTGACCGAATCGGGCCTCGAATTCCGCGCCGACACGACGCTCGGCAGCGATCGCCAGTCGGCGCGCGTCGAACTGCGCCAGCCGCTGTCCGCGAGCACCGGCCTGTACGTCGCGCCGTACGCCGAGTACCAGCGCCGCTTCGCAAACGTGTATCTCGACGACATCAAGCTCACGCAGTATCGGCTGCAGACCGAGCGTGCGGGCATCGACTTCGGGATACCGATCCGCCGGCTCGGCGATTTCCGGATCGGCCTCGCGTACGCGCACGGCCATGCGTCGCCGGACTACAACGTGCCCGCGGACTTCGGCCCGAACGGCGAACCGACCGCGTTCCTGTTCGACGGCACGAACGGCCGCCAGCTCAGCGCGCGGGCGCGGCTGCTGATCGATCAGCTCGACGATCCGCAATTCCCGCGCAAAGGCTATTTCGGCGAACTGCGCGTCGAGCGCTCGTTCGTGTCGAGCGAAGCGCAGCAGTACACGGAAGTGTTCGGCAAGGCGATGGTCGCGCAGCAGTTCGGGCGGCACAGCGTGAACGCGAGCATCGAAGCGGGCAAGAGCTTCGGCGGCGTCAGCCCGGTCAACCTGCTCGACTTCACGCTCGGCGGCTTCCAGCATCTCGCCGCGTATGCGGCCGATCAGCTGAACGGCAACGCGCTCGTGTACGGGCAGGTCACGTACATGAACCAGCTGATGACGTTCAACGCGTCGCCGGTCAAGGCGCTGTTCGTCGGCGCGAGCGCGGAACTCGGCAACGTGTGGTCGCTCGACAGCCCGGTCAGTGCGGGGCCGCTGAAGCAGAGCTATTCGTTCTTCACGAGCCTGACGACGTCGTTCGGGCCGCTCTACGTCGGTGTCGCGCTTGCGCCGGGCGGCCGCCACAACCTGTACTTCCAGCTCGGCCGAACCTACTGA
- a CDS encoding flavodoxin family protein produces the protein MLITILYDSGYGHTAKQAQAVADGVRRVPGAEAQLIAVADGDTPWEKLAASDAIIFGSPTYNGTVSARLKKVMEDSTRPAWIPQSWRNKIAAGFTNSGAMHGDKLNSLVTMALFAAQHGMIWVGLDIFPGKSPQEKNRVGGWLGAMAQSDDASPDITPIESDIDTAAHLGERVAHVTSQFKPGAAR, from the coding sequence ATGCTCATCACGATCCTCTATGACAGTGGCTATGGCCACACCGCGAAACAGGCCCAAGCCGTTGCAGACGGCGTTCGTCGCGTGCCGGGTGCCGAAGCGCAGTTGATCGCCGTTGCAGATGGCGATACGCCCTGGGAAAAACTCGCCGCGAGCGACGCGATCATCTTCGGTTCGCCGACCTACAACGGCACCGTCAGCGCGAGGCTCAAAAAGGTGATGGAGGACTCGACGCGGCCCGCGTGGATCCCGCAGTCGTGGCGGAACAAGATTGCCGCAGGCTTCACGAATTCGGGCGCCATGCACGGCGACAAGCTGAATTCCCTCGTCACGATGGCGCTGTTTGCCGCCCAGCACGGGATGATCTGGGTCGGCCTCGATATCTTCCCGGGCAAGTCGCCGCAGGAGAAGAATCGTGTCGGCGGATGGCTAGGCGCGATGGCGCAATCGGACGATGCATCACCGGACATCACCCCCATCGAGAGCGATATCGATACCGCTGCGCATCTGGGCGAGCGCGTCGCTCACGTGACCAGCCAGTTCAAGCCAGGAGCCGCACGATGA